The following are encoded in a window of Methylicorpusculum oleiharenae genomic DNA:
- the fabA gene encoding 3-hydroxyacyl-[acyl-carrier-protein] dehydratase FabA, with product MEKQHSFTREELLKSGRGELYGPKNAQLPLPNMLMMDRITLITDEGGKYGKGQIIAELDINPDLWFFACHFQGDPVMPGCLGLDAMWQLVGFYLCWMGGPGKGRALGVGEVKFTGQVLPTAKKVVYKIDLKRLIMRKLVMGIADATMEVDGKMIYEATDLRVGLFTSTEDF from the coding sequence ATGGAGAAACAGCATAGTTTTACGCGTGAAGAATTATTAAAGTCCGGAAGAGGTGAGTTGTACGGGCCTAAAAATGCGCAATTACCATTACCTAACATGCTGATGATGGATCGTATTACTCTTATTACCGATGAAGGCGGTAAATACGGTAAAGGTCAAATCATTGCTGAACTCGACATTAATCCCGATTTGTGGTTTTTTGCTTGCCACTTTCAAGGCGATCCAGTTATGCCGGGGTGCTTGGGATTAGATGCCATGTGGCAGTTGGTCGGCTTTTATCTGTGCTGGATGGGCGGTCCTGGAAAAGGCCGTGCGCTAGGGGTAGGGGAAGTCAAATTTACCGGCCAGGTGTTACCGACTGCAAAAAAAGTGGTTTATAAAATCGATCTAAAAAGGCTGATCATGCGCAAACTGGTCATGGGAATTGCTGATGCAACAATGGAAGTGGATGGCAAAATGATCTATGAAGCGACCGATTTACGTGTCGGTTTGTTTACTTCAACTGAAGATTTTTAG